The DNA window GCAGTGAGTGGTTTTACCTCGAGGTCGCGAATACAGTTGTTCCTGCTTCTGTAGAACTTCGCCAATGACAAGTTCCTTACCTGATTCGTGGCGAAGCCCCCGATAAACTTGCCGCTGTGCATCTGCAAGTGTATGTTGCCATGCTGAAAAACCAGGCTGAACAAGGCAGTTACGAAATTGTATGACGCTGATACCTTTCTCCTTGGAGGCTCTGCAACGAAGGAGCATTTTGCTAACGCGGAAGCATGAAAGAAATTTTTTCAGAGCACTGTTGCGTTCGATTGTGTATTCGTCATTTTATGGTACCATAGTCATGGCGTTTGCCTCCTGTGGTGGAATTTTTTCGTGGCAGATCAAATATACCACTCAGGACGGCCAACGCCTTTTATTTGTAGTTCATCTCTGTGTTTTCAAGCTCTCATAGTGCATTTGAGTGTGGAAAGTGTGAGTTCGGACATAGCCTTTTGTCTGCTTATTTGCGCATACTCAAAAAATTTCTGCTGCAAATGCATTTGTTCAATCATGTGAACCGCTGTGTTTTTTCAATCTAATGGAGCGCCGGGAAAAACAAAAGGCTTCCCGGCGCTCAAAAGCTGTGTCGAATTAACCGCGCGCCTTACTTGGACTGCATCTGCGGAACGAAGTTCTTGATGAAATCCCAGTTCTTGTTCTCGTAGTTCGCCTTGACCAGCGGGACGCCGCCTTCATACTCGCCGGTGCCCTTGTTGATCGCGATCGGTCCCTGCAGGCCAGGAAAGTCCTTCGTGGAGCGCAGCGTGACAATCACCTTGTCAGGATCGGTCGTGCCGGCGCGCTTCACGGCGTCGAAGTACAGGTTGATCGCGTCATACGCTCTCGCGCCCGGCTGGGATGGGATGCGGCCGTAACGCTTCTGGAAGTCGCCTACGTACTTCTGAATGTTCGGCAGAGGGTTGTTCGGGATAAACGGAACTGTGTGAATCATGCCGTCGTAGGCTCCTCCGGCCAGCTCAAACGTTCTGTTGTGCATCGGACCTGTGCCGCCGAAGAACTGGACGTTCCAGCCCATCTCGCGTGCCTGACGCATGATCAAGCTGGCGGGAACGAACTGGCACCAGATTAGCAACGCGTCAACGCCCAGTGCCTCCAGCTTCGTCAGCTGGGCGTGCATGTCCTTGTCGTCACCTTGGAATGACTCTGCGCCAGCAAGCTCCATGCCCTGAGCCTTCATCGCATCAAGAACGGCGCCGTAGCCGCCCTTACCGAAGTCGTCGTTCACGTAAATCATGCCAATCTTCTTGTAGCCAAGCTCCTTTGCGTACTGCACAAGAGCGGCTGTCTGCACCGTGTCGGGCGGCGTGGGGCGGACGACCCATTTGTTGCCGCTGTTGCAAACCTTCGGGGAAGTGGAGCTCGGCGGGATGATCGGGATACCGGCCCTGTCGATGATCTGCATAATGGCAAGCGTGCAGGAACTGTTATGCGCGCCGATAATTGCCACAACGTTGTTCTGGGAGATCATCTTCATCGCCACAGCCGCAGCCTGAGAGGGCTGGGAAGCGTCGTCCTCGGAGTACATGACCACCTTTTTGCCAAGAAGACCGCCGACCGCGTTGATCTCATCAATGGCCATCAGTTTCGAGTCGCGCTCATCAATGCCTGCGATGGAGCTTTCGCCAGTTAGAGGCCCGATTGCACCGAGCTTTACCACATCTTCAGCGAAAACCGAGCTTGCCATCAATGCCAAGCCAAGAAAAACACAAAGGAACTTTTTCATTGTCTGCACACCTCCAGCTGCACTCTATAGAAACACCGACGAAGAGCCCCTGTGTTTCAATCCGCGAGTTTTTATGCGCAGATGCTCTGTTCCAGCTGTGCCAGCGATCCCTCCTTCTCTCAACAGATCTCACAATTTAGACGCCCAGATACTTCTTTCTGACCTCGTCGCTGTTCAAAAGATCCTGACTGTCGCCAGACAGCGTGACGGAACCAACTTCTAGGACTAAAGCCTTGTGCGCGATCTCAAGCGACGCCTCGGCGTTCTGCTCGACAACGATCACAGGAATCCTGCGCTCGTTGAAGATGAACTCAATCGTGTTGAACACAAGATCGACAAGGTTCGGCGCGAGCCCCATGGACGGCTCATCGAGGAGAAGCAGTCTGGGCTCGGCCATCAGGCTGCGCGCAATGGCGAGCATTTGAAGCTCGCCGCCGGACAGCGTTCCGGCGATCTGCGTCGCGCGCTCCTTCAGCCTCGGAAACAGGTCAAACGACTTGTCAATGTTCATTTGCAGATGGCTTTTGTCGGCCGTGATGGCGCCGGCCTTCAGGTTGTCAAGCACTGTGACGTTCTTGAAGATGCCGCGTCCCTCAGGACACAACACAACGCCCTCGCGCACGACCTCAAAGGCTTTCTTACCGACGAGCTCCTTGCCATAGAACTTGATTGAGCCTGTCTTCGGCTTCACGACGCCCATGATCGTCTTAAGCAGGGTACTTTTGCCCGCGCCGTTCGC is part of the Pyramidobacter porci genome and encodes:
- a CDS encoding ABC transporter ATP-binding protein, with protein sequence MLVIENLNVFYGMIHALKDVSFDLSAPGIYAIIGANGAGKSTLLKTIMGVVKPKTGSIKFYGKELVGKKAFEVVREGVVLCPEGRGIFKNVTVLDNLKAGAITADKSHLQMNIDKSFDLFPRLKERATQIAGTLSGGELQMLAIARSLMAEPRLLLLDEPSMGLAPNLVDLVFNTIEFIFNERRIPVIVVEQNAEASLEIAHKALVLEVGSVTLSGDSQDLLNSDEVRKKYLGV
- a CDS encoding ABC transporter substrate-binding protein is translated as MKKFLCVFLGLALMASSVFAEDVVKLGAIGPLTGESSIAGIDERDSKLMAIDEINAVGGLLGKKVVMYSEDDASQPSQAAAVAMKMISQNNVVAIIGAHNSSCTLAIMQIIDRAGIPIIPPSSTSPKVCNSGNKWVVRPTPPDTVQTAALVQYAKELGYKKIGMIYVNDDFGKGGYGAVLDAMKAQGMELAGAESFQGDDKDMHAQLTKLEALGVDALLIWCQFVPASLIMRQAREMGWNVQFFGGTGPMHNRTFELAGGAYDGMIHTVPFIPNNPLPNIQKYVGDFQKRYGRIPSQPGARAYDAINLYFDAVKRAGTTDPDKVIVTLRSTKDFPGLQGPIAINKGTGEYEGGVPLVKANYENKNWDFIKNFVPQMQSK